From the genome of Syntrophales bacterium, one region includes:
- the purM gene encoding phosphoribosylformylglycinamidine cyclo-ligase, with amino-acid sequence MSKKAVSYRDAGVDIDRANSFVESIKPLVGATTRQGVLGTIGGFGGLFHLDREMYRNPLLVATTDGVGTKLMIAHAMDRHDTVGIDLVAMNVNDLIVQGAEPLFFLDYIATGKLDPHRCRLVVEGISKGCVEAGCALLGGETAEMPQFYREDEYDLAGFCVGVVERESIIDGSGISLGDRIIGLPSSGLHSNGYSLARRVFFQKKKLKHTDIIDGLRGTLGDELLRPTRIYVKTVLSLIKNVSVKGIVHITGGGFYENVPRILHPALKARIEKKQWERPAVFEIMQAMGNIKEAEMYRVFNMGIGMMLIVGEEDADDALDHLTSMGETATVIGSIEHKSDDEAPVLVV; translated from the coding sequence ATGTCAAAGAAAGCCGTCTCCTACCGTGACGCGGGAGTGGATATCGACCGCGCGAACTCCTTTGTAGAATCAATCAAACCCCTCGTGGGCGCCACGACCCGACAGGGAGTTCTGGGTACCATCGGGGGCTTCGGGGGATTGTTTCACCTCGACCGTGAGATGTACCGGAACCCGCTTTTGGTAGCTACGACGGACGGTGTCGGAACGAAGCTCATGATTGCCCATGCCATGGACCGTCACGACACCGTAGGAATCGACCTGGTGGCGATGAATGTCAACGACCTCATCGTCCAGGGGGCGGAACCGCTCTTTTTCCTCGATTACATTGCCACGGGCAAGCTCGACCCTCACCGGTGCCGGCTCGTGGTGGAAGGTATATCCAAGGGATGCGTCGAGGCGGGCTGCGCGCTTCTGGGAGGAGAAACCGCCGAAATGCCCCAATTCTATCGTGAGGATGAGTACGATCTTGCCGGGTTCTGTGTCGGTGTCGTGGAACGGGAAAGCATCATTGACGGATCCGGCATCAGCCTGGGTGACCGGATCATCGGGCTTCCCTCGAGCGGACTGCACAGCAACGGTTACTCCCTGGCCCGCAGGGTATTTTTTCAAAAGAAAAAATTGAAACACACCGATATCATTGACGGACTCCGGGGAACCCTCGGTGACGAACTGCTTCGTCCCACACGAATATATGTAAAGACCGTTCTCAGCCTGATAAAAAACGTCTCTGTCAAGGGCATCGTGCATATTACGGGTGGAGGCTTTTACGAGAACGTCCCCCGCATTCTTCACCCCGCTCTTAAGGCCCGCATCGAGAAAAAACAGTGGGAACGACCGGCCGTCTTTGAGATCATGCAAGCCATGGGGAACATCAAAGAAGCTGAAATGTATCGAGTCTTCAACATGGGCATCGGTATGATGCTCATCGTCGGAGAGGAAGACGCCGACGACGCGCTTGACCATCTCACCTCCATGGGAGAAACCGCAACCGTCATCGGGTCCATTGAACACAAGAGCGACGATGAGGCCCCGGTGCTCGTAGTGTGA
- the recG gene encoding ATP-dependent DNA helicase RecG, producing the protein MKGVGPKTASLLGKKGISTIEDFLRFLPRRYEDRRRVVPLSQVLPGEKVTVCAAVSKVVRKGFRYRGICEVTFDDGSGTVTGLWFRGATAHVHRVFQKDRHFFLTGVIQEVGRTKSMAHPEFEPVDENRGPDMGEPDFLHSKRIVPVYSETEGLRQKLIRRLMMTLLRDPPGCLASPIPASVCRRRGLIPMEEALRRVHFPDNEDDPDEYNRFRSEAHRRLIFDELFFYELAMAFRKRRYLLEAGRSFRTDGMLLKKFYGLLPFELTKAQKKVIEEILSDMDRSIPMHRLLQGDVGSGKTVVSMVPMLVACDNGFQSAIMAPTEILAEQHYRVMGAWAERLGLKAVLLTGSLKGARRREALEGIGNGSVHMVMGTHALIQEEVRFRSLGVAVVDEQHRFGVLQREMMRNKGLCPDILVMTATPIPRTLAMTAYGDLDLSVIDGMPPMKQHVTTMVLSEDAMDAAWNLMRREMDRGGRVFIVYPLVSESEALDLKDATTMAERIQKDIFPNRKVGLVHGRMRREDKDGVMEEFRRGALHVLVATTVIEVGIDIPTATVMMVEQAERFGLAQLHQLRGRVGRSDRPSFCLLVAREETTPEARRRLKVMEKTADGFEIAEADLRLRGPGELMGVRQSGFPDFRIADILRDGDILEEARDEAMAFAFGKRARNDAEYDAVMEEVVRRWGDGLYRAVGA; encoded by the coding sequence TTGAAGGGTGTAGGGCCCAAGACCGCGTCGCTTCTGGGGAAAAAGGGAATATCCACCATCGAGGACTTCCTCAGGTTTCTCCCCCGGCGCTACGAGGATCGCCGGCGGGTGGTCCCTCTGTCGCAGGTCCTGCCGGGAGAAAAAGTAACAGTCTGTGCCGCCGTAAGCAAGGTCGTACGAAAAGGATTCCGCTACCGGGGAATCTGCGAGGTAACCTTCGATGACGGCAGCGGTACCGTCACAGGCCTGTGGTTCCGCGGCGCAACGGCTCACGTGCACCGCGTCTTTCAGAAAGATCGGCACTTCTTTCTGACCGGTGTTATTCAGGAAGTCGGGCGGACGAAAAGCATGGCACACCCCGAGTTCGAACCTGTCGACGAGAACCGTGGACCGGACATGGGTGAGCCCGACTTCCTGCACAGCAAAAGGATCGTTCCCGTCTATTCGGAAACAGAGGGGCTGCGACAGAAACTCATTCGCCGCCTCATGATGACCCTGCTCAGGGATCCGCCGGGATGCCTCGCGAGTCCGATTCCGGCTTCTGTCTGCCGGCGCAGAGGTCTCATTCCCATGGAGGAGGCGCTGCGGCGTGTCCATTTTCCTGATAATGAAGACGATCCGGATGAGTATAACAGGTTTCGCTCGGAAGCTCACCGGAGACTGATTTTTGATGAGCTGTTCTTCTATGAGCTTGCCATGGCCTTCAGGAAGCGGCGGTATCTCCTCGAGGCGGGAAGAAGTTTCAGAACCGACGGGATGCTGTTGAAGAAATTTTACGGGCTTCTCCCTTTTGAGTTGACGAAAGCTCAAAAGAAAGTCATAGAAGAAATCCTTTCGGACATGGACCGTTCCATTCCCATGCACCGGCTTCTCCAGGGTGACGTGGGAAGCGGTAAAACAGTCGTCTCCATGGTTCCCATGCTGGTTGCCTGTGATAACGGTTTTCAGTCGGCCATCATGGCACCGACGGAAATCCTGGCGGAACAGCATTACCGGGTCATGGGCGCCTGGGCTGAGCGCCTGGGCCTGAAGGCGGTTCTCCTGACAGGCTCCCTGAAGGGGGCGCGCCGTCGGGAAGCGCTGGAGGGTATCGGAAACGGATCGGTCCACATGGTTATGGGAACCCACGCCCTGATCCAGGAAGAGGTGCGATTCAGGAGCCTGGGCGTTGCCGTTGTGGATGAGCAGCACCGGTTCGGCGTGCTGCAACGGGAGATGATGAGAAACAAGGGGTTGTGCCCCGACATCCTGGTTATGACCGCCACGCCGATTCCCCGGACGCTCGCCATGACCGCCTACGGCGATCTCGACCTGTCCGTTATAGACGGTATGCCACCGATGAAACAGCACGTAACCACTATGGTTCTGTCCGAAGACGCGATGGACGCGGCCTGGAACCTGATGCGTCGGGAAATGGACCGGGGAGGCCGGGTGTTCATCGTATACCCGCTGGTGTCCGAATCGGAAGCCCTTGACCTGAAGGATGCCACGACCATGGCCGAACGTATTCAAAAGGACATCTTCCCGAACCGGAAGGTGGGACTTGTCCATGGCCGCATGAGGCGGGAGGACAAGGATGGGGTCATGGAAGAGTTCCGCCGGGGCGCCCTTCATGTCCTGGTGGCCACCACGGTCATCGAGGTGGGGATCGACATTCCCACGGCAACGGTCATGATGGTCGAACAGGCGGAACGCTTCGGACTTGCCCAGCTTCACCAACTGCGGGGAAGGGTGGGGCGGAGTGATCGACCGTCCTTCTGCCTGCTTGTGGCCCGTGAGGAAACGACACCGGAGGCACGACGGCGTTTGAAAGTGATGGAGAAGACCGCTGACGGTTTTGAAATCGCCGAAGCGGACCTCCGTCTGCGGGGTCCCGGCGAATTGATGGGAGTACGTCAATCGGGGTTTCCCGATTTCAGAATAGCCGACATTCTCCGGGATGGAGATATTCTTGAAGAAGCCCGGGATGAGGCGATGGCCTTCGCTTTCGGGAAGCGAGCCCGGAACGATGCGGAATATGACGCCGTCATGGAAGAGGTTGTCAGGCGATGGGGTGACGGGCTTTATCGGGCCGTCGGGGCGTGA
- a CDS encoding homoserine dehydrogenase — protein MAKKDVSVGLIGFGTIGTGVVQLLKQNESVIHRRLGVNLVIKTIADIDIVTPRNISTEGIRLTENAEDILNDPDIDIVVELVGGLTWARTFILGAIRKGKHVVTANKALLAAEGDSIFEEAENRKVNIGFEASVGGGIPIIKTLRESLAGNNIRSIFGIMNGTCNYILSRMTDEHLPFESVLKEAQSLGFAEADPTYDIEGHDTAHKLAVTLALSYGKRVRLDDIYREGISTLSRQDVEFARQLGYKIKLLAIAIEREDSIEARIHPTMIPFDSILSSVNGNYNAFHIVGDASGPLVLYGQGAGMMPTASSVASDLIDIARDMQEGVLCRVPLRAFKKDRMTDIRLLPMDEVRTNYYFRFSAVDRPGVLSAVAGILGKHDISIASVIQTERRDSGAVPVVMTTHESRERNVREALAEINRLDTMLADTVLIRIEDER, from the coding sequence GTGGCGAAAAAAGACGTTTCTGTCGGATTGATCGGTTTTGGAACTATAGGAACAGGGGTGGTTCAGCTTCTGAAGCAGAACGAGTCGGTTATCCATCGGCGCCTGGGAGTCAACCTCGTCATCAAGACGATAGCCGATATCGACATCGTAACGCCGCGAAACATCTCCACCGAGGGCATACGCCTGACCGAAAACGCAGAGGACATTCTGAACGATCCCGATATCGACATCGTTGTTGAGCTGGTGGGCGGGCTGACCTGGGCCAGGACGTTCATTCTCGGCGCAATTCGGAAGGGAAAGCATGTGGTCACGGCAAACAAGGCGTTGCTTGCCGCCGAAGGTGACTCCATTTTCGAAGAGGCCGAGAACAGGAAGGTCAATATCGGCTTCGAGGCCAGTGTGGGCGGAGGAATCCCCATCATCAAGACTCTTCGGGAAAGCCTCGCGGGTAACAATATCCGCTCGATCTTCGGCATCATGAATGGTACCTGCAACTATATTCTCAGCAGGATGACCGACGAGCATCTTCCCTTCGAGTCGGTCCTGAAGGAAGCGCAGAGCCTGGGGTTCGCCGAAGCCGATCCCACCTACGACATAGAGGGACACGACACGGCTCACAAACTGGCCGTCACTCTCGCCCTTTCTTACGGGAAACGGGTGCGGCTTGACGACATATACCGGGAAGGTATATCGACTCTCAGCCGGCAGGATGTTGAATTCGCCCGGCAGCTGGGATACAAGATCAAGCTCCTGGCCATCGCCATCGAACGGGAGGACAGTATCGAAGCGCGCATACACCCGACGATGATACCCTTCGACAGTATACTTTCCAGCGTGAACGGAAATTACAACGCCTTTCATATCGTCGGCGATGCCTCGGGACCCCTGGTCCTCTACGGCCAGGGGGCGGGCATGATGCCCACGGCGAGTTCCGTGGCGAGCGACCTCATCGATATAGCCCGTGACATGCAGGAAGGGGTCCTTTGCCGGGTTCCCCTGAGGGCCTTTAAAAAAGACCGGATGACCGATATCAGGCTTCTCCCCATGGATGAGGTGCGAACGAACTACTACTTCAGGTTTTCCGCCGTCGACCGGCCCGGAGTTCTGTCCGCCGTCGCGGGGATCCTCGGCAAACATGACATCAGCATCGCCTCGGTCATTCAGACCGAGCGCAGGGACAGCGGGGCCGTTCCCGTAGTGATGACCACCCACGAATCGAGGGAAAGAAACGTGCGGGAGGCACTGGCGGAAATCAACCGCCTCGATACGATGCTGGCCGATACCGTGCTGATACGGATCGAAGATGAGCGATAG
- a CDS encoding ABC transporter ATP-binding protein → MKDTILLQINNISVVYSDVIQVLKGVSLSVPEGRIVSLLGSNGAGKTTTLKAVSGLLKPENGEVTDGSIEFDGTGIQNLSPEDITRMGIIQVLEGRQPFKYLTIEENLRVGTATRWGKPYRQDMEMIYEYFPVLAERRKALAGYCSGGELQMLVMGRALMAHPRLLLLDEPSLGLAPLVVREIFQIIRRINREQQTTIVLVEQNANMALQIAHYGYVMENGKIVMEGRSEDLKENPDIKEFYLGLAASGDQKSYKDVKSYKRRKRWL, encoded by the coding sequence ATGAAAGACACCATACTGCTCCAGATCAACAACATCAGTGTCGTTTACTCCGATGTGATCCAGGTTCTCAAGGGCGTGTCGCTGTCGGTCCCGGAAGGGCGCATCGTTTCGCTCCTGGGCAGCAACGGCGCGGGGAAAACTACCACGCTGAAAGCCGTTTCGGGACTCTTGAAACCGGAAAACGGAGAAGTTACGGATGGATCCATTGAATTTGACGGCACGGGTATTCAGAACCTCTCACCGGAAGACATCACGCGGATGGGCATCATACAGGTACTCGAAGGGCGGCAGCCTTTCAAGTACCTGACCATCGAAGAAAATCTCCGGGTCGGAACGGCGACCCGCTGGGGCAAACCCTACAGGCAGGACATGGAAATGATCTACGAGTACTTCCCGGTCCTGGCGGAGCGGAGGAAGGCCCTCGCGGGCTACTGCAGCGGCGGCGAACTCCAGATGCTGGTCATGGGAAGGGCACTCATGGCACACCCGCGCCTTCTCCTGCTCGACGAACCGTCCCTGGGTCTTGCGCCTCTGGTAGTACGTGAGATCTTTCAGATAATCCGGAGAATCAACCGGGAGCAGCAGACCACTATCGTCCTGGTGGAGCAGAACGCCAACATGGCTCTTCAGATCGCCCACTACGGCTACGTAATGGAGAACGGCAAGATCGTCATGGAAGGCAGGTCTGAGGATCTGAAGGAAAACCCCGACATCAAGGAATTCTACCTGGGTCTCGCGGCTTCGGGGGACCAGAAGTCCTACAAGGACGTCAAGTCATACAAGCGAAGAAAGCGATGGCTTTAG
- the recJ gene encoding single-stranded-DNA-specific exonuclease RecJ: MKHRVEWNIRKKNAMNGRRLMAELGMSPLLAHILSNRNIHTPEEAKKFLFPSLKDLHNPFLLTDMQKAVDRIAGAVERDEPIMIFGDYDVDGLTSTAIMTTFLSKLDAKVSCYIPDRIDEGYGLNRKAVETIHQQGYRLVITVDCGISNHEEIALASRLGMDTIVIDHHEVPERLPPATAVINQNRRDNEFPFRHLAGVGVAFNVLIALRGTMRTRGFWKNRSYPNLKNYLDLVALGTIGDLVPLTDENRVLAKIGLAVMEEGKRPGIRALKAVSNMENADIDSESAAFRLIPRLNAAGRVGTPEDALNLLISDDYDHALSIARRLDVLNRERQEIDRKIFAEILEEIESNPVLSKSNCFVFSSDQWHPGVIGIVASRLVERFYRPSLLISLKDGIGRGSGRSIAEFNLYQGLESKCAPLLRAFGGHRYAVGISIDETNISEFTRLLSEAVSDHVGDEQVIPSVNVDAECRLKDIDYQLLSHLEMLAPFGNENPEPVLCARNLLVTSSTVVGTNHLRMTLSDDGLERESIWFNQGQRFGSLEGSMMDAAFTPQVNRWRGGASIQLKIVDAVTL; the protein is encoded by the coding sequence ATGAAACACAGAGTCGAATGGAATATCCGCAAGAAAAACGCTATGAACGGCAGGCGTCTCATGGCGGAACTCGGTATGAGTCCCCTTCTGGCACACATTCTGTCGAACCGGAACATCCACACACCGGAAGAGGCAAAGAAGTTTCTCTTCCCCTCTCTCAAGGATCTCCATAATCCCTTTTTACTCACGGACATGCAGAAGGCCGTAGACAGGATTGCAGGGGCCGTAGAGAGGGACGAACCTATAATGATTTTCGGTGATTATGACGTTGACGGCCTTACTTCCACGGCCATCATGACCACCTTCCTCTCGAAACTGGACGCCAAGGTGTCCTGCTACATTCCCGACCGGATCGATGAAGGATACGGCCTTAACAGGAAAGCTGTGGAGACTATCCATCAGCAGGGATACCGCCTTGTCATCACTGTTGACTGCGGCATTTCCAATCATGAGGAAATCGCCCTTGCCTCCCGTCTCGGCATGGACACCATCGTCATCGACCACCATGAAGTCCCGGAGCGGCTCCCCCCGGCGACGGCCGTCATCAACCAGAACCGCAGGGACAATGAATTCCCCTTTCGCCACCTCGCCGGTGTCGGCGTGGCCTTCAACGTTCTTATCGCCCTGCGGGGAACCATGCGTACCAGGGGATTCTGGAAAAACCGATCCTACCCGAACCTCAAGAACTATCTCGATCTCGTCGCCCTGGGAACCATCGGAGACCTTGTCCCCCTTACAGATGAAAACAGGGTGCTGGCAAAGATAGGCCTGGCCGTCATGGAGGAGGGGAAAAGGCCCGGCATCAGGGCACTGAAGGCGGTGAGCAACATGGAAAACGCCGACATCGATTCTGAATCGGCCGCTTTCCGGCTGATCCCCCGGCTCAACGCCGCCGGTCGGGTCGGTACTCCCGAGGACGCCTTGAACCTTCTCATTTCCGATGATTATGACCATGCCCTGTCCATAGCGCGACGCCTGGACGTTCTGAACAGGGAACGGCAGGAGATCGACCGGAAAATATTTGCTGAAATACTTGAAGAAATCGAATCTAACCCGGTGCTTTCAAAGAGTAATTGTTTCGTTTTTTCATCCGACCAGTGGCATCCGGGTGTCATCGGTATCGTTGCCTCGCGGCTCGTAGAACGATTCTATCGCCCTTCCCTCCTTATAAGCCTGAAGGACGGCATCGGTCGCGGTTCGGGACGAAGCATCGCCGAGTTCAACCTCTATCAGGGACTGGAGTCGAAGTGCGCGCCTCTTCTCCGCGCCTTCGGCGGCCACCGGTACGCCGTGGGCATTTCCATAGATGAAACGAATATAAGTGAATTTACGCGTCTTCTGAGCGAGGCGGTCAGTGACCACGTGGGGGATGAACAGGTCATTCCCTCCGTCAACGTAGACGCCGAATGCCGCCTGAAGGACATCGACTACCAGCTGCTGTCACACCTGGAAATGCTCGCCCCCTTCGGAAATGAGAACCCGGAGCCTGTCCTCTGCGCCAGGAATCTCCTTGTCACCTCCTCCACTGTTGTGGGAACGAACCATCTTCGAATGACCCTGAGCGATGACGGTCTTGAGCGGGAATCTATCTGGTTCAACCAGGGGCAACGGTTCGGTTCTCTGGAGGGGTCGATGATGGACGCGGCCTTCACTCCCCAGGTAAACCGCTGGCGGGGCGGCGCCTCCATACAGCTCAAAATCGTAGACGCCGTCACTCTCTAA
- the rpmB gene encoding 50S ribosomal protein L28, producing the protein MSRVCDICGKKPSVGNNVSHANNKSKRTWYPNIQKIRIIDDKTGAPKRSKVCTRCIRSGYVKKTVQ; encoded by the coding sequence ATGTCACGAGTATGCGATATATGCGGGAAAAAGCCGTCCGTCGGGAATAATGTGAGTCACGCAAACAACAAATCCAAGAGGACCTGGTATCCCAATATTCAGAAAATCAGGATCATCGACGACAAAACAGGAGCGCCGAAACGTTCAAAGGTCTGCACACGGTGCATACGATCGGGCTATGTGAAAAAAACGGTTCAGTAA
- a CDS encoding acyl-CoA thioesterase: MHPFELPIRVIYADTDAMGIVYHANYIKWFETGRTELMRSLGISWSEMEPLQCYFPVSKLSCHYLLPARYDDLLILKTHVDKLKRASISFSYSLYDEGKERVLVRGSTLHACTDEKGRIIRIPEVIHSRIKEKHGEGENAWHEG, from the coding sequence TTGCATCCCTTTGAACTGCCCATACGGGTCATCTACGCCGACACCGATGCCATGGGAATCGTCTATCACGCGAACTACATCAAGTGGTTCGAAACGGGCAGAACGGAACTGATGCGGTCCCTGGGAATCAGCTGGTCCGAAATGGAGCCTCTTCAGTGTTATTTCCCCGTATCAAAGCTGTCCTGTCATTATCTTCTGCCCGCCCGGTACGACGATCTCCTTATCCTGAAAACGCACGTCGACAAACTGAAACGGGCCAGCATTTCCTTCAGTTACAGCCTATACGACGAGGGAAAGGAGCGGGTCCTGGTCCGCGGTTCCACACTCCATGCCTGCACCGATGAAAAGGGAAGGATCATACGGATTCCCGAGGTGATACACTCGAGAATCAAAGAAAAACACGGAGAAGGAGAAAACGCGTGGCACGAAGGCTGA
- a CDS encoding cofactor-independent phosphoglycerate mutase: MSDSMNYIILLGDGMADYPLEELGGRTVLEAARTPAMDRIAREGTIGRIDTIPTGLAPGSDVANLSILGYDPLHCRAGRGALEAMSMGLKLGPGEIAFRCNLVTISNDGTGRPVMEDFTAGHISSGEARLIIEDLETELGSPSRSFHPGVGYRHLMLWKNGPRNLGTTPPHDIVGREIKDYMPLGDGARELEELMARSRDILADHRVNKDRISRGEKPATSVWLWGQGGLPPMTPLSSRYAVTGAIISAVDLLKGIGVCAGLEPIRVEGATGYIDTNYRGKAEAVLAWLEKGNFVFAHVESPDEMGHEGNTAGKIAAIEDFDRQVVAGVLEGLEASGKDFRLMVLSDHATPVSVKTHTSDPVPFAVLSSVPGENLSRHGSFGETEALRSNILVSPGHSLIDHFLGDWRSFIASL; the protein is encoded by the coding sequence ATGAGCGATAGCATGAATTACATTATACTGCTGGGCGACGGGATGGCCGACTACCCGCTGGAGGAGTTGGGAGGCAGAACCGTTCTGGAGGCCGCGCGCACACCGGCAATGGACAGAATCGCCCGGGAAGGAACCATCGGCAGAATCGACACTATTCCGACGGGTCTGGCTCCCGGCAGCGACGTGGCCAACCTGAGCATCCTGGGCTATGATCCTCTTCATTGCCGGGCGGGACGGGGAGCCCTCGAGGCCATGAGTATGGGGTTGAAACTGGGACCCGGGGAGATTGCCTTCCGTTGCAACCTGGTAACCATCTCCAACGACGGCACCGGACGGCCGGTCATGGAGGATTTTACCGCCGGGCATATATCATCCGGGGAAGCGAGGCTCATTATCGAGGATCTCGAGACCGAATTGGGATCACCATCACGTTCGTTTCATCCCGGCGTGGGCTACCGTCACCTGATGCTCTGGAAGAACGGTCCCCGGAACCTTGGAACGACCCCGCCCCATGATATCGTCGGCAGGGAAATCAAGGATTATATGCCCCTTGGCGACGGGGCCCGCGAACTGGAGGAACTGATGGCTCGTTCCCGGGACATTCTGGCCGATCACAGGGTGAACAAAGACCGGATATCCCGGGGAGAAAAGCCGGCCACCTCTGTCTGGCTCTGGGGGCAGGGCGGGCTGCCGCCCATGACACCGCTCAGTTCACGGTACGCTGTCACCGGCGCCATCATATCCGCGGTGGATCTTCTGAAGGGTATCGGTGTCTGTGCCGGTCTCGAACCCATCAGGGTAGAGGGAGCCACGGGCTATATAGACACGAATTACCGGGGCAAGGCCGAAGCTGTGCTTGCCTGGCTTGAAAAAGGGAATTTTGTTTTTGCCCATGTGGAGTCCCCCGACGAAATGGGCCACGAGGGAAACACGGCTGGGAAAATAGCGGCCATAGAAGACTTCGACAGACAGGTGGTGGCCGGCGTTCTCGAGGGGCTTGAGGCGAGCGGAAAGGATTTTCGTCTCATGGTTCTCAGCGATCACGCGACGCCTGTTTCCGTAAAAACACACACCTCGGATCCGGTCCCCTTTGCCGTACTGTCGTCAGTTCCCGGAGAAAACCTGTCACGTCATGGTTCCTTTGGAGAGACGGAGGCACTGCGGTCGAACATCCTTGTTTCACCGGGGCACAGTCTGATCGATCATTTCCTGGGCGACTGGAGGTCCTTTATTGCATCCCTTTGA
- a CDS encoding DUF4911 domain-containing protein has product MAQPEPVSRLLRVQKKDIAYIRYVFEGYEGIANATTVDEEKGLVRLQIAPDFVESAEAVLGALGKEIALEIETSVE; this is encoded by the coding sequence ATGGCACAACCAGAACCCGTTTCGCGGTTGCTGCGGGTGCAGAAAAAAGATATCGCTTATATCCGCTATGTTTTTGAGGGATACGAGGGGATTGCCAACGCTACCACCGTTGACGAGGAAAAGGGACTGGTGCGGCTGCAGATAGCACCTGACTTTGTAGAATCAGCGGAAGCCGTCCTCGGGGCGCTCGGAAAAGAAATCGCTCTGGAAATCGAAACGTCCGTTGAATGA
- the purN gene encoding phosphoribosylglycinamide formyltransferase, which yields MKKKLVTGVLVSGSGSNLQSIIDGIDAGILDATIGIVVSNVADAYALERAAKHGIRTAVIDHRVYENRVSFEEALIRKLRSASVELVVMAGFMRILSGHFLSAFHRKIMNIHPALLPSFQGTHAQQRAFEYGVQFAGCTVHFADDGVDTGPIIIQSVVPVLPDDTPETLQERILREEHRIYPQAIQFYAEGRIEVRGRKVIIKNRRPHPVTSFHNPPLEGF from the coding sequence ATGAAGAAGAAGCTCGTCACAGGAGTCCTGGTATCAGGCAGCGGCTCAAACCTTCAGTCCATCATCGACGGCATCGATGCGGGCATCCTGGACGCCACGATCGGCATCGTGGTAAGTAACGTGGCTGACGCCTACGCTCTCGAGCGCGCGGCGAAACACGGAATCAGAACCGCCGTTATCGACCATCGGGTCTACGAAAACAGGGTCTCCTTCGAAGAGGCACTCATCCGGAAACTCAGATCAGCCTCGGTTGAGCTGGTGGTCATGGCGGGATTTATGAGGATTCTTTCGGGTCATTTTCTTTCGGCCTTTCACCGGAAGATCATGAACATACACCCCGCCCTTCTTCCCTCCTTTCAGGGGACCCATGCCCAGCAGCGGGCATTCGAATACGGAGTGCAGTTTGCGGGGTGCACCGTTCACTTCGCCGATGACGGCGTCGACACGGGACCCATTATCATACAGTCCGTCGTTCCCGTCCTGCCCGACGACACGCCCGAGACTCTTCAGGAGCGGATATTACGTGAGGAGCACCGTATTTATCCGCAAGCCATCCAGTTTTATGCCGAAGGACGTATCGAAGTGAGGGGGCGTAAGGTCATCATAAAAAACCGCCGGCCGCATCCTGTAACGTCCTTTCACAATCCTCCGCTGGAAGGCTTTTAA